Proteins from one Megalops cyprinoides isolate fMegCyp1 chromosome 11, fMegCyp1.pri, whole genome shotgun sequence genomic window:
- the LOC118785530 gene encoding ATP synthase subunit O, mitochondrial-like encodes MAAARLGQQVRHFSSTVSRPVAKLVKPPIQVYGVEGRYATALYSAASKQKKLDQVEKELARVSGLIADPKLSGIVMNPHVKRSIKQKTFNDALTKEKLSPITINLINVLAENGRLTLTPDVISAFAKMMSAHRGEVICSVTTAQALDEANLAELKTALNGFLQKGETLKLETKLDPSILGGMIVSIGDKYVDMSTKSKIQKLTKIIRET; translated from the exons ATGGCAGCAGCCAGGCTTGGGCAGCAG GTGCGTCATTTCAGCTCCACGGTGAGCAGACCAGTGGCCAAGCTGGTCAAG CCTCCCATTCAGGTGTATGGAGTGGAGGGCCGCTACGCCACTGCCCTATACTCGGCTGCCAGCAAGCAGAAGAAGCTCGATCAAGTGGAGAAGGAGCTAGCCCGTGTCTCT GGCCTGATCGCTGACCCTAAGCTGTCCGGCATCGTGATGAACCCGCACGTAAAGCGGAGCATCAAGCAGAAGACCTTCAACGACGCTCTCACCAAGGAGAAGCTCTCCCCCATCACCATCAACCTCATCA ATGTTCTGGCCGAAAACGGCCGTCTGACCCTGACCCCTGATGTCATCTCCGCATTCGCCAAGATGATGAGTGCCCATCGGGGAGAGGTCATCTGCTCTGTCACTACCGCCCAG GCTTTAGATGAGGCCAACCTGGCGGAGCTGAAAACAGCCCTGAACGGCTTCCTGCAGAAGGGAGAGACACTCAAGCTGGAGACCAAG CTGGACCCCTCCATCCTGGGTGGCATGATCGTCAGCATCGGGGACAAATACGTGGACATGTCCACCAAGTCCAAGATCCAGAAGCTGACCAAAATCATCAGGGAGACATAA
- the LOC118785528 gene encoding sodium/myo-inositol cotransporter-like — protein MVPAMEAADIAVVALYFVLVLSIGFFAMWKANRSTVHGYFLAGRSMTWVVVGASLFVSNIGSEHFIGLAGSGAASGYAVGAWEFNALLLLQLLGWVFIPVYIHSGVYTMPEYLSKRFGGNRLKVYFAALTLLLYIFTKLSVDLYSGALFIQESLGWNLYLSVILLITMTAVMTVTGGLAAVIYTDTLQALLMIAGAVTLTVISLVKVGGLEGVRTKYMQAIPNVTAILASGNFTYTNTCHIHPKLDSLKVLRDPLDEDIPWPGFLLGQTPASIWYWCADQVIVQRVLAAKNIAHAKGSTLMAGFLKILPMFIIVIPGMISRILFPEELICISPEHCMEVCGSPAGCSNIAYPRLVMNIMPVGLRGLMMAVMIAALMSDLDSIFNSASTIFTLDIYKMLRKHASSRELMVVGRLFVVFMVAISIAWVPVIIEMQGGQMYLYIQEVSDYLTPPVAALFLLGVFWKRCNETGAFWGGVTGFVLGTIRLILAFVYREPRCDQPDDRPAFIKDIHYMYVAAMLFWSSAMVTVVVSLCTSPPSKEQIATTTLWGLDCKEKLPVKDAEEAFKLTDRGPHHCNGTGSLHKQLPSDVQKDRGVDEADIGLLVPPVDHPTTPGPETSTAVERCGNGHAGLVHEPCPEDGGGTVGEGGKCTKVMDWFCGYKEPAAKAVSSNAEEDQRLIVAMLHEPPRTRLVLNLGLVAVCSLGVFLFVYFSL, from the coding sequence ATGGTCCCTGCAATGGAAGCCGCAGACATTGCTGTTGTGGCACTTTACTTCGTGCTGGTCTTATCCATTGGCTTCTTTGCCATGTGGAAGGCTAACCGGAGCACAGTTCATGGCTACTTTCTAGCTGGACGTTCCATGACCTGGGTTGTCGTCGGGGCATCTCTCTTCGTCAGTAACATCGGCAGCGAGCATTTCATCGGCCTGGCAGGATCGGGGGCGGCCAGCGGGTACGCCGTGGGGGCCTGGGAATTCAACgcgctgctgctcctgcagcttTTGGGATGGGTTTTCATTCCAGTCTACATCCACTCAGGGGTGTACACCATGCCAGAATACCTCTCCAAGCGCTTCGGGGGGAATCGGCTGAAAGTCTACTTCGCTGCCCTCACCCTGCTGCTATACATCTTCACGAAGCTCTCTGTGGACTTGTACTCGGGGGCTCTGTTCATCCAGGAGTCTCTGGGGTGGAACCTTTACCTGTCTGTGATCCTGCTGATCACCATGACGGCCGTGATGACAGTCACCGGGGGGCTGGCGGCCGTCATCTACACCGACACGCTCCAGGCGCTTCTCATGATCGCTGGCGCCGTCACCCTGACAGTCATCAGTCTGGTGAAAGTCGGGGGTCTGGAAGGGGTGCGGACGAAGTACATGCAGGCCATCCCGAACGTCACCGCGATCCTGGCGTCCGGCAACTTCACCTACACCAACACCTGCCACATCCACCCCAAGCTAGATTCGCTCAAGGTTTTGCGCGACCCCTTGGACGAGGACATCCCTTGGCCCGGGTTCCTCCTGGGCCAGACCCCGGCCTCCATCTGGTACTGGTGTGCCGATCAGGTCATTGTCCAGAGGGTACTGGCCGCGAAGAACATCGCCCACGCCAAAGGGTCGACCCTCATGGCGGGTTTCCTGAAGATCCTGCCCATGTTTATCATCGTTATCCCAGGGATGATCTCCCGTATCCTGTTTCCAGAGGAGCTCATCTGCATCAGCCCGGAGCACTGCATGGAGGTGTGTGGAAGCCCGGCAGGGTGCTCCAACATCGCCTACCCTCGCCTGGTCATGAACATCATGCCGGTGGGATTGCGAGGCCTCATGATGGCAGTGATGATCGCTGCCCTGATGAGTGACCTGGACTCCATCTTCAACAGCGCCAGCACCATCTTCACCCTAGACATATATAAGATGCTGAGGAAACACGCATCGTCCAGGGAGCTGATGGTGGTGGGAAGGCTCTTTGTAGTCTTCATGGTGGCGATCAGCATTGCTTGGGTCCCAGTCATTATTGAGATGCAAGGAGGGCAGATGTACCTGTACATTCAGGAGGTTTCTGACTACCTCACCCCACCTGTCGCTGCCCTGTTCCTGTTGGGGGTTTTCTGGAAGCGCTGCAATGAGACCGGCGCCTTTTGGGGAGGGGTAACTGGTTTTGTCTTGGGTACCATCCGCTTGATCCTGGCCTTTGTGTACCGGGAGCCTCGCTGTGATCAGCCCGACGACAGGCCAGCTTTCATCAAAGACATTCACTACATGTATGTGGCGGCCATGCTGTTCTGGAGCTCTGCAATGGTGACGGTGGTGGTCAGCCTCTGCACTTCACCTCCAAGCAAAGAGCAGATCGCCACCACAACCTTGTGGGGGCTGGACTGTAAGGAGAAGCTGCCAGTGAAAGACGCGGAGGAGGCCTTCAAGCTTACTGACAGGGGTCCGCATCACTGCAATGGAACCGGCAGCCTGCATAAGCAGCTTCCCTCGGACGTCCAGAAAGACAGGGGTGTAGATGAGGCGGATATCGGGCTGCTGGTTCCTCCTGTGGACCATCCCACGACTCCCGGCCCGGAGACTTCGACGGCTGTGGAACGCTGTGGAAACGGCCATGCAGGCCTGGTGCATGAGCCCTGTCCTGAGGACGGTGGCGGCACCGTCGGGGAGGGTGGGAAGTGCACAAAGGTGATGGACTGGTTCTGTGGTTACAAGGAGCCAGCAGCAAAGGCCGTGTCCAGTAACGCAGAGGAGGACCAGCGCCTCATTGTGGCGATGCTTCACGAGCCTCCCAGAACCAGACTGGTTCTCAACCTGGGCCTGGTGGCAGTGTGCTCTCTAGGAGTCTTCTTGTTTGTCTATTTCTCTTTGTAG
- the LOC118785880 gene encoding potassium voltage-gated channel subfamily E member 2-like, which produces MPLAVANLTRQLEDSLTRTLGSYLDRWRYNATQAERTLNKRLAEENFQDVIWYLMVMIGMFAFIIVAILVSTVKSKRREHSDDPYHQYIEEDWTAKLKMQNLAERNVMSNPTRRDYDVPYSP; this is translated from the coding sequence ATGCCCCTGGCGGTGGCTAACCTGACCCGCCAGCTGGAGGACTCCCTGACCCGGACTCTGGGCAGCTATCTGGACCGCTGGAGGTACAATGCCACGCAGGCCGAGCGCACGCTGAACAAGCGGCTCGCCGAGGAGAACTTCCAGGATGTCATATGGTACCTGATGGTGATGATCGGCATGTTCGCCTTCATCATCGTGGCCATCCTGGTCAGCACGGTCAAGTCGAAACGCCGCGAGCACTCCGACGACCCCTACCACCAGTACATAGAGGAGGACTGGACAGCCAAGCTGAAGATGCAGAACCTCGCTGAACGCAACGTCATGTCAAACCCCACACGCAGGGACTATGATGTGCCCTACTCCCCCTGA